A region from the Paludicola sp. MB14-C6 genome encodes:
- the fliD gene encoding flagellar filament capping protein FliD has translation MASINSSTSATSSSSKRLTGFMSGLDTDELVKQMTTTTRTKIAKQQQKKQTALWRQEAYRDVTKKINAFQNKWLTYSAGKNNIMSSNFFKTSTITNTSSFVKVSGDANVAKNIQISDIKSLAQTASFTSKTNFSSQSITSGVIEENWSESLVNENAISIEYGGETYNISVAKDFAFSSSALTQEQKLNEIVDALNKSVLSNEKLAMKDASGTVTGGKISFGIDAGLLKIKNTSGDGTNIKLVGGSNTLMEGLGLKASLLAGTTITGEAMDVTKLYADKTLKDTLSGSSLSLTFNGITKTISFRATDINQYDSPSKLASYLNQEVGKAFGVGKVNVALDNGKLKMTTADANDIFTVASSDKKGVLGTISALRVSSGISTRATWNTSIKEMIASNQLGSNIQSVNGKFTININNTAIEFDESETMSSVLTKINNSDAGVRMTYSTTTDKISISAKDSGVQGKVNIADSGATNDLAKLMFGGAVTDADLTVKGQDALINISFDGGKTFTDVTRSGNSFSLDGVNFELLGKADGNVAENITFKAENNVDELVTKMTEFFKDYNEIVKLCSDSVSQKANRNYPPLTDEQRKDMSDEEIKNWEAKAKEGLLSNDATLNQFLINLRSGMGGIVEGSNTALSKIGISTTDWKENGQFHIKEDALRKALTENPEEITSLFTNLSSDDNIKKSGISNRLSKILNTMAGTFGGDGLLIQMAGKATDSANGQDRISLQVKQMNRTISDLKDRLKTEEDRYYKQFTQLETYLSKMNAQSSWLNPTSQG, from the coding sequence ATGGCTTCTATCAACTCTTCCACAAGCGCAACGTCATCTTCTTCTAAAAGGCTAACCGGTTTTATGTCCGGTTTGGATACGGACGAATTAGTAAAGCAGATGACAACAACGACTCGTACAAAGATTGCCAAGCAACAACAAAAGAAGCAGACAGCATTATGGCGGCAAGAGGCATATCGTGATGTGACAAAAAAAATCAATGCTTTTCAAAATAAATGGCTTACATACAGTGCAGGTAAAAACAATATAATGAGTTCGAATTTTTTTAAAACATCAACAATTACCAATACCTCTTCTTTTGTTAAGGTAAGCGGTGATGCAAATGTTGCAAAGAATATTCAAATTAGCGATATTAAATCACTTGCACAAACGGCTAGCTTTACATCTAAAACTAATTTTTCAAGCCAAAGTATTACATCAGGTGTCATTGAGGAAAATTGGTCTGAAAGCTTAGTTAACGAAAATGCTATTTCTATTGAATATGGTGGAGAAACATATAACATCTCTGTTGCCAAAGATTTTGCGTTTTCAAGTTCTGCTTTAACACAAGAACAAAAATTGAATGAAATCGTTGATGCTTTAAATAAAAGTGTACTCTCTAATGAGAAACTTGCTATGAAAGATGCAAGCGGAACAGTGACGGGCGGTAAAATAAGCTTTGGTATTGATGCGGGGCTACTCAAAATTAAAAACACTTCCGGTGATGGCACAAACATTAAGCTTGTTGGTGGAAGTAATACATTGATGGAAGGACTCGGCTTGAAAGCAAGTCTTCTAGCTGGCACAACAATAACTGGTGAAGCAATGGATGTCACCAAATTATATGCCGATAAAACATTAAAGGATACTTTATCTGGTTCTTCTTTGTCACTAACTTTTAACGGTATTACAAAAACAATATCTTTTCGTGCTACGGATATTAACCAATATGATTCCCCAAGCAAGTTGGCGTCTTATTTAAATCAAGAGGTTGGTAAAGCATTTGGAGTGGGAAAAGTAAATGTAGCTTTGGATAATGGTAAATTGAAAATGACCACAGCGGATGCCAATGATATTTTTACCGTTGCAAGCTCAGATAAAAAAGGCGTTTTAGGCACGATTAGTGCATTGAGAGTTTCTAGCGGTATTTCAACACGTGCTACATGGAATACCAGCATAAAAGAAATGATTGCTTCCAATCAGCTTGGATCAAATATTCAATCAGTGAATGGAAAGTTTACAATCAATATAAATAATACAGCAATAGAATTTGATGAAAGCGAAACCATGAGCAGTGTATTAACAAAAATCAATAACTCTGATGCTGGCGTTCGAATGACATACTCTACAACAACAGATAAAATCAGCATTTCAGCAAAAGATAGCGGAGTGCAAGGTAAAGTAAATATTGCTGATTCCGGTGCAACTAATGATTTAGCTAAGCTTATGTTTGGAGGAGCGGTTACAGATGCAGATTTGACTGTAAAAGGTCAGGATGCGTTAATTAACATAAGCTTTGATGGCGGAAAAACATTTACAGATGTAACACGTTCCGGAAACTCATTCTCATTAGATGGAGTAAACTTTGAACTTCTTGGAAAAGCAGATGGCAATGTAGCCGAGAATATTACATTTAAAGCAGAAAATAACGTGGATGAACTTGTTACAAAAATGACTGAGTTTTTTAAAGATTATAATGAAATAGTAAAACTATGCTCTGATAGTGTTTCACAAAAGGCAAACAGAAACTATCCTCCTTTAACAGATGAACAAAGAAAAGATATGTCTGATGAGGAGATTAAAAACTGGGAAGCGAAAGCAAAAGAAGGGTTATTGTCTAATGATGCAACGTTAAATCAGTTTTTAATCAACTTACGTTCCGGAATGGGTGGAATTGTGGAAGGAAGTAATACCGCACTTTCTAAAATCGGTATTTCTACAACTGATTGGAAGGAAAATGGACAATTTCATATAAAAGAGGATGCATTAAGAAAAGCTCTTACTGAAAATCCAGAAGAAATAACAAGTTTATTTACAAATTTATCATCAGATGATAATATAAAAAAGAGCGGAATTTCTAATCGTTTAAGCAAAATATTAAATACAATGGCAGGTACTTTTGGTGGAGATGGCTTGCTAATTCAGATGGCAGGAAAGGCTACCGATTCTGCTAATGGTCAAGACCGAATTTCGTTACAAGTAAAACAAATGAACCGTACAATAAGTGATTTAAAGGATCGATTGAAAACAGAGGAAGATCGCTATTATAAACAATTTACACAGCTTGAAACTTATTTAAGTAAGATGAATGCACAATCATCTTGGTTGAATCCAACATCTCAAGGATAA
- a CDS encoding heparan-alpha-glucosaminide N-acetyltransferase: MEQKKSFNRIHLIDEIRGFAIICMVVYHTFYDLVAIFGVNISFFFSPFMEKLVTSFVFLFVFISGTASNFSRSNLIRGLKCFGLGLIMTLFTFFFMKSQLIVFGILHMLGACMMLYSLLDFLLKKIHPVALIIGSILLYAFTYNVVNGYLGFENFLMIPLPHSLYQFGYLFPLGFVSPTFYSADYFALFPWLFCFIAGSGFGRLIQQNKLPKFIYLSHCKPIAFVGRHTLIVYILHQPIVYSILWIIFYFINQ; encoded by the coding sequence ATGGAACAGAAAAAAAGTTTTAACCGTATTCATTTAATTGATGAAATTCGTGGTTTTGCCATCATATGTATGGTAGTATATCATACTTTCTATGATTTAGTAGCTATTTTCGGGGTAAATATTTCTTTTTTCTTTTCCCCTTTTATGGAGAAATTAGTAACCTCATTTGTTTTTCTATTTGTTTTTATATCCGGTACGGCTTCTAACTTTTCTAGAAGTAATCTTATTCGAGGCTTAAAATGTTTTGGATTAGGGCTTATCATGACCTTATTTACCTTTTTCTTTATGAAATCACAACTGATTGTTTTCGGCATTTTACATATGCTTGGTGCATGTATGATGCTTTATTCCCTTTTAGATTTTTTACTGAAAAAAATCCATCCTGTCGCACTCATTATCGGAAGTATTCTTTTATATGCCTTTACTTATAATGTAGTCAATGGATATTTGGGGTTTGAAAACTTTTTAATGATTCCCCTTCCCCACAGTTTATATCAATTCGGTTATTTGTTCCCTCTTGGCTTTGTTTCGCCAACCTTTTATTCTGCCGACTACTTTGCTTTATTTCCTTGGCTATTCTGTTTTATCGCAGGTTCCGGCTTCGGTAGGCTTATTCAGCAAAATAAATTACCTAAGTTTATCTATCTTTCCCACTGCAAGCCTATTGCATTTGTAGGAAGGCACACTCTCATTGTATATATTTTGCATCAGCCTATTGTATACAGCATCCTTTGGATTATTTTCTATTTTATTAATCAATAA
- the pyk gene encoding pyruvate kinase: MRKTKIICTLGPSISDEGILKELMLAGMNVARFNFSHQTHEEHKARYNQVDKLRTELGLPIATLLDTKGPEIRLGLIENDKVELVKGETITLTTEEMLGTKDRVSITYKNLPNDITIGNHILIDDGLIALRVLSHTKTDIVCEILNGGMISNRKGVNVPGVSLSMPYLSEQDRKDIEFGAETGFDFIAASFTRTAADIEAVKAVLSKYPNNNIKIVAKIENAEGVNNIDDILRVCDGVMVARGDMGVEIPLEEIPVLQKMLIKKAYNAGKQVITATQMLDSMMKNPRPTRAETTDVANAIYDGTSAIMLSGETAAGLYPIEAVKTMAMIAERTEQDIDYEKRFRIREVTDMPNVTNAISHATVTTAMDLNAAAIVTVTKTGQTARMISKFRPMSPIIGCSPDPKVVRQLNMSWGVIPLLVGEEHTTDELFEHAIRKAQEKGLVESGDLVVITAGIPLGISGTTNLMKVHIVGDILISGTGITEESVCGNLCVCSSEEQALKTFKNGDILVIPKTSNNIFNLIKNASGVITEQDGVDSHAAIAGLALNKPVLIGATNATQILRSGTTVHLDASNGIVCNAAKCNMK; this comes from the coding sequence TTGAGAAAAACCAAAATTATCTGCACATTAGGACCATCCATATCTGACGAAGGTATTTTAAAAGAGTTAATGCTAGCTGGTATGAACGTTGCCCGTTTTAACTTTTCTCATCAAACACACGAGGAACACAAGGCACGTTATAACCAAGTAGATAAATTGAGAACGGAGTTAGGTTTGCCTATTGCAACCCTATTAGATACAAAAGGCCCTGAAATTCGTCTTGGGTTAATTGAAAATGACAAAGTTGAATTAGTAAAGGGCGAAACCATAACATTAACCACTGAAGAAATGTTAGGTACCAAAGACCGTGTTTCTATTACTTATAAAAATTTGCCAAACGACATTACAATCGGTAATCACATCTTAATTGATGATGGACTCATTGCGCTTCGTGTATTGTCCCACACAAAAACCGATATTGTTTGTGAGATTTTAAATGGTGGCATGATTTCTAATCGAAAGGGCGTAAATGTCCCTGGCGTTTCTTTATCTATGCCATATTTAAGCGAACAAGATAGAAAAGACATTGAATTTGGTGCTGAAACAGGATTTGATTTTATTGCCGCTTCTTTTACAAGAACCGCTGCTGATATTGAAGCTGTAAAAGCTGTTTTATCAAAATATCCAAATAACAACATTAAAATCGTTGCAAAAATTGAAAACGCTGAGGGTGTTAACAACATAGATGATATTCTTCGTGTTTGTGATGGTGTTATGGTTGCTCGTGGCGATATGGGCGTTGAGATTCCACTTGAAGAAATTCCTGTTCTTCAAAAAATGTTAATTAAAAAAGCTTATAATGCTGGCAAACAAGTAATTACAGCTACCCAAATGCTTGATTCTATGATGAAAAACCCTCGCCCTACCAGAGCAGAGACAACTGACGTCGCAAACGCAATTTACGATGGCACAAGTGCTATCATGCTTTCCGGCGAAACAGCTGCCGGTTTATATCCAATTGAAGCTGTAAAAACCATGGCTATGATAGCGGAACGTACAGAACAAGATATCGATTATGAAAAACGTTTCCGTATTCGTGAAGTAACCGATATGCCAAATGTAACAAATGCAATTTCTCACGCAACCGTTACTACCGCAATGGATTTAAATGCTGCGGCAATCGTTACAGTAACAAAAACCGGCCAAACCGCAAGAATGATTTCTAAGTTCAGACCAATGAGTCCAATTATTGGCTGCTCACCTGATCCAAAAGTAGTTAGACAATTAAATATGTCTTGGGGTGTTATCCCTCTACTTGTTGGCGAAGAACATACAACGGATGAGCTTTTTGAACATGCAATTCGTAAAGCACAAGAAAAAGGGCTTGTTGAAAGCGGTGACCTTGTTGTTATCACTGCTGGTATACCTCTTGGTATTTCCGGAACTACCAACTTAATGAAAGTGCATATCGTTGGCGATATTCTAATTTCCGGTACCGGTATTACTGAAGAAAGCGTTTGCGGAAATCTTTGTGTTTGTTCATCTGAAGAACAAGCTTTGAAAACATTTAAAAATGGTGATATCTTAGTTATCCCAAAAACGAGCAACAATATTTTCAACTTAATTAAAAACGCTTCCGGAGTAATTACAGAACAAGATGGTGTGGATTCTCATGCAGCAATTGCTGGCCTTGCTTTAAATAAACCGGTTTTAATTGGTGCGACAAACGCTACACAAATTTTACGTAGTGGAACAACGGTACACTTAGATGCAAGTAACGGAATTGTATGCAATGCAGCAAAATGTAATATGAAATAG
- a CDS encoding AI-2E family transporter has product MNPEDKRKVKVGIAIAAFAIVFYLILQNFSKVTASFKYVVGIFNAFIIGLCIAFVLNLLMTFFENRVFYKIDLKKHPKFARAKRPISILLTVIIVLGILTGLIWFIIPQLTESVATLGRNMNSYIMSLEQFGNNILNQFGISADINKTINGYLTEISTYIIDFIKNAVPKIFEVTSNITTGIVNIFLGFIIGIYMLAGKETLLRNCKKTLYAFAPKKGADYFLHVYQLVKVRFSGFVTGQLTEAVILCVLCFIGMNIFGMQYALLISVIIGVTNMIPIIGPIVGAIPGAIIMLMIDPMKALWFVIFIIVLQQLESNIIYPKIVGDSIGLPGIWVIFAIMLGGKLFGFAGIILGVPAFAVLYTILSENVTAKLKKKGITVR; this is encoded by the coding sequence ATGAATCCCGAAGATAAGCGAAAAGTAAAAGTCGGTATTGCAATCGCTGCATTTGCCATTGTATTTTATCTGATACTTCAAAACTTTTCCAAAGTTACAGCAAGTTTTAAATATGTCGTTGGAATTTTCAACGCTTTCATTATCGGTTTGTGTATTGCTTTTGTTTTGAATTTATTGATGACCTTTTTTGAAAATAGAGTTTTTTACAAAATTGATTTAAAAAAGCATCCTAAATTTGCTCGTGCTAAGCGTCCCATTTCAATTTTACTTACTGTTATTATTGTATTGGGTATTTTAACGGGTTTGATCTGGTTTATCATTCCACAATTAACGGAAAGCGTAGCAACTCTTGGACGAAATATGAATTCTTATATTATGTCGTTAGAACAGTTTGGAAACAATATTTTAAATCAATTCGGTATTTCTGCCGATATTAACAAAACCATAAATGGATATTTGACTGAAATATCTACCTATATCATTGATTTTATAAAAAATGCTGTTCCAAAAATCTTTGAAGTTACCTCTAATATTACAACAGGAATTGTAAACATATTCTTAGGCTTTATTATTGGTATCTATATGCTTGCCGGAAAAGAGACCTTATTAAGAAACTGCAAAAAAACATTGTATGCTTTTGCTCCAAAAAAAGGTGCGGACTACTTTCTACATGTATATCAATTAGTAAAAGTCCGCTTTAGTGGGTTTGTTACAGGTCAATTAACCGAAGCAGTCATTCTCTGCGTATTATGCTTTATTGGTATGAACATATTCGGTATGCAGTATGCATTGCTAATTAGTGTTATTATAGGCGTTACCAATATGATTCCGATTATCGGACCTATTGTCGGAGCAATTCCAGGTGCGATCATTATGTTGATGATTGACCCTATGAAAGCGCTTTGGTTTGTTATTTTTATTATTGTATTACAGCAATTAGAAAGCAATATTATTTATCCAAAAATTGTTGGTGACTCCATCGGGCTTCCGGGAATATGGGTTATTTTTGCAATTATGCTTGGTGGTAAACTGTTTGGCTTTGCGGGTATTATATTAGGAGTGCCTGCATTCGCAGTACTTTATACAATATTAAGTGAAAATGTAACTGCAAAATTAAAGAAAAAAGGAATTACTGTTCGATAG
- a CDS encoding DegT/DnrJ/EryC1/StrS family aminotransferase: MKIPLLDLQRQYQNIKQEADTAVCEVLTNAHYIMGENVLSFEKEFADYVGVKHAISVGNGTDALVIALKAMGIGKDDEVITTPYTFFATAEAISFVGATPVFVDVRLDTYNIDETKIEEKITSKTKAIMPVHIFGQCAEMDAINAIAKKHGLLVIEDACQAAGAEYNGKKAGSLADMSCFSFFPTKNLGCAGDGGMICTDNDDLAIICKALKIHGSGEMGEKAYNLLHHIEADVEEDTSTDNTIYNPKKYYNYLIGHNSRLDETQAALLRIKLRHLDTYIQNRRAVADRYNNAFAHTNLVTPKCGEKSVPAYHLYILQFEDREKIVSYLAQNEIATGTYYPVPLHLQKCYTSLGYKKGDMPNAEYLSERTFAIPMFPELTQEEADFIITTIKKAIES, translated from the coding sequence ATGAAAATACCATTATTAGATTTACAAAGACAATATCAAAATATCAAGCAAGAGGCTGATACTGCGGTTTGCGAAGTATTAACAAACGCTCATTATATCATGGGTGAAAATGTACTTTCCTTTGAAAAAGAATTTGCAGACTACGTCGGTGTAAAACATGCGATTTCAGTTGGAAATGGAACGGACGCACTCGTCATTGCATTAAAAGCTATGGGAATAGGGAAAGATGATGAAGTTATCACTACTCCATACACCTTTTTTGCAACCGCTGAAGCAATTTCTTTTGTCGGTGCTACTCCTGTTTTTGTAGATGTTCGTTTGGATACGTATAACATAGATGAAACTAAAATTGAAGAAAAAATCACAAGCAAAACCAAAGCGATTATGCCTGTTCATATCTTTGGACAATGCGCTGAAATGGATGCCATTAACGCAATAGCAAAGAAACATGGACTTTTGGTTATTGAAGATGCTTGCCAAGCTGCAGGTGCGGAATATAACGGTAAAAAAGCCGGCTCTTTAGCAGATATGTCTTGCTTCTCATTCTTTCCAACAAAGAACTTAGGTTGTGCCGGTGACGGTGGCATGATTTGCACAGATAATGACGATCTTGCAATTATCTGCAAAGCTCTAAAAATCCACGGTAGTGGTGAAATGGGCGAAAAGGCTTATAATCTGCTTCATCATATTGAAGCAGACGTTGAAGAAGATACTTCTACTGATAATACGATTTACAATCCGAAAAAATATTATAACTACTTAATTGGTCATAATTCTCGTTTAGATGAAACACAAGCAGCATTACTGCGCATTAAGTTAAGACACCTAGACACATACATTCAAAACAGAAGAGCAGTTGCTGATAGATATAATAACGCTTTTGCTCATACCAATTTGGTTACACCAAAATGCGGTGAAAAATCTGTTCCCGCCTACCATCTATATATTTTACAATTCGAAGACCGAGAAAAAATTGTATCCTATTTAGCCCAAAATGAAATTGCGACCGGAACTTACTATCCTGTGCCTTTACATTTACAAAAATGTTATACAAGCCTTGGATACAAAAAAGGTGATATGCCAAATGCGGAATATTTATCTGAAAGAACATTTGCAATTCCAATGTTTCCGGAACTTACTCAAGAAGAAGCAGATTTTATCATTACAACAATTAAAAAAGCAATTGAATCATAA
- a CDS encoding nucleotide sugar dehydrogenase, with protein sequence MKEKLIQKIDNREIIVGVVGLGYVGLPLAVEKAKAGFKTIGFDVQDSKVKMVNEGHNYIGDVVNEDLQEIVKSGMLSATTDFSFIKDVDFIAICVPTPLDEHQQPDISYVRESTIAISKYLKKETMVVLESTTYPGTTEELIKPILEKGSGLKCGEDFYLGFSPERVDPGNLIYKTKNTPKVVGAIGEDAVKVISHMYRAVLAGDVKEVSSPAVAEMEKILENTYRNINIGLINELAILCNKMGINIWEVVDAAKTKPYGFQAFYPGPGLGGHCIPLDPYYLSWKAREYGFHTSMIESSAMINDRMPEYCVERAGTILNRFKKALNGSKVLILGVAYKQDIDDYRESPALHVIEHFKKNGSIVDFYDPFVAEYKFKGQKYQGLSAIDKDVVASYDLVVVTAAHTTVDYEMVAENAVAVFDTKNAMSKVANREKIELL encoded by the coding sequence ATGAAGGAAAAACTCATTCAAAAAATTGATAACAGAGAAATTATTGTAGGTGTTGTAGGACTAGGCTACGTTGGATTACCACTTGCTGTTGAAAAAGCAAAAGCAGGCTTTAAAACAATTGGTTTCGATGTACAAGACAGCAAAGTAAAAATGGTAAACGAAGGTCATAACTATATCGGGGATGTTGTAAATGAAGATCTTCAAGAAATCGTAAAATCAGGTATGTTATCTGCAACAACTGATTTTTCATTCATAAAAGATGTAGATTTCATTGCTATTTGTGTTCCTACTCCACTAGACGAACACCAACAACCAGACATCAGCTATGTAAGAGAAAGCACCATTGCAATTTCTAAATATCTTAAAAAAGAAACTATGGTTGTTTTAGAAAGTACAACATACCCAGGTACTACTGAAGAATTAATTAAACCGATTCTTGAAAAAGGTTCCGGACTAAAATGTGGTGAAGATTTCTATCTAGGTTTCTCTCCTGAACGTGTTGATCCAGGTAACTTAATCTATAAAACTAAAAACACACCAAAAGTTGTTGGTGCAATCGGTGAAGATGCTGTTAAAGTAATCTCTCATATGTACCGTGCAGTATTAGCCGGTGATGTAAAAGAGGTATCTTCTCCTGCAGTTGCAGAAATGGAAAAAATCCTTGAAAACACATATCGCAACATTAACATTGGTTTAATCAATGAATTAGCAATTCTTTGTAACAAAATGGGCATTAACATTTGGGAAGTTGTTGACGCTGCTAAAACAAAACCATACGGCTTCCAAGCATTTTACCCAGGCCCAGGCCTAGGCGGACACTGTATCCCTCTTGACCCTTACTATTTATCTTGGAAAGCAAGAGAATATGGCTTCCATACCTCTATGATTGAATCATCCGCTATGATTAACGACCGTATGCCTGAATATTGTGTAGAACGTGCCGGAACAATTCTAAATCGCTTCAAAAAAGCATTAAACGGATCTAAAGTGTTAATCTTAGGCGTTGCATATAAACAAGATATTGACGATTACCGTGAAAGTCCTGCACTTCATGTAATTGAACATTTTAAGAAAAATGGCTCTATCGTTGATTTTTATGACCCTTTTGTTGCTGAATACAAATTTAAAGGTCAAAAATATCAAGGCCTTTCCGCTATTGATAAAGATGTTGTTGCAAGCTATGACTTAGTTGTTGTTACCGCAGCGCATACAACTGTTGATTATGAGATGGTTGCAGAAAATGCTGTTGCTGTATTTGATACGAAAAACGCAATGAGTAAAGTTGCCAACAGAGAAAAGATTGAACTATTATAG
- a CDS encoding Gfo/Idh/MocA family protein: MKYALIGTGRISVNHIASAMKHSDELEFVAVCDIVPENMDNALAKAEYHKPILKYTDYKQMVQECKPDLVAIATESGIHAEIGVYCLNNGCNLIIEKPIAMSIDDAQLLIDTAKANNKILCACHQNRFNKSIQKIRAALEAGRFGRLSHIAAHVRWNRNESYYTQAPWRGKWASDGGCLMNQCIHNADLMCWMLGDIEEVFAYTNNTQHPYIEGEDLGIALVKSKNGAYGLFEGTVNVFPKNLEETLYIFGETGTVKAAGTSVNLIEEWNFSQMTQEDSTVKEECHEAPPNVYGFGHEHVYADVIEAIHTGRKPLIDGEQGKKALELILAIYKSKKTGLPVKLPLDHFASTEMAGTFHSATND; this comes from the coding sequence ATGAAATATGCGTTAATCGGCACAGGAAGAATTTCTGTAAACCATATTGCATCTGCTATGAAGCATAGTGATGAGCTCGAGTTTGTAGCTGTTTGTGATATTGTTCCGGAAAACATGGACAATGCGTTAGCAAAAGCGGAGTATCACAAACCAATTTTAAAATATACAGACTATAAGCAAATGGTGCAAGAATGCAAACCCGACTTAGTTGCAATCGCAACCGAATCCGGAATTCATGCAGAAATCGGTGTTTATTGTTTAAACAATGGTTGTAATTTAATTATTGAAAAACCAATTGCAATGTCTATTGATGATGCTCAGCTGTTAATTGATACTGCTAAGGCAAACAACAAAATTCTATGTGCTTGTCATCAAAATCGATTTAATAAATCTATCCAAAAAATCCGTGCCGCTTTAGAGGCCGGCCGTTTTGGACGCTTATCTCATATTGCCGCACATGTTCGATGGAATCGAAACGAATCCTATTATACTCAAGCTCCTTGGAGAGGAAAATGGGCTAGTGATGGCGGTTGTTTAATGAATCAATGTATCCATAATGCTGACTTAATGTGTTGGATGCTAGGCGATATTGAAGAGGTATTCGCTTACACCAACAATACACAGCACCCTTATATTGAAGGTGAAGATTTAGGTATTGCTTTGGTAAAATCAAAAAATGGTGCATACGGATTATTTGAAGGAACTGTAAACGTATTCCCAAAAAATTTAGAGGAAACTTTATATATTTTTGGTGAAACGGGTACTGTAAAAGCAGCAGGTACTTCCGTTAATCTTATCGAAGAATGGAACTTTAGCCAAATGACGCAAGAAGATTCCACTGTAAAAGAGGAATGTCATGAAGCCCCACCAAATGTATATGGTTTTGGCCATGAACATGTATACGCTGACGTAATTGAAGCAATTCATACCGGTAGAAAGCCCTTAATTGATGGTGAACAAGGTAAAAAGGCGTTGGAATTGATTTTAGCTATTTATAAATCAAAAAAGACAGGCTTACCTGTAAAACTGCCATTGGATCATTTTGCATCCACAGAGATGGCAGGCACTTTTCATTCCGCTACTAATGACTAA
- a CDS encoding VOC family protein — MNYSIAHVAFHAADMQKSLDFYCNKLGLSHSFSIQDNDGNPWIEYLKVTDNQFIELFYEKREQVLNSYAHLCLRVEDIHALAAELKSKGVSLDVEPMQGKDLNWQCWAKDPDGNPIEFMQIDSNSPQANAK, encoded by the coding sequence ATGAACTATTCTATCGCACATGTTGCATTCCATGCAGCAGATATGCAAAAATCACTTGATTTTTATTGCAATAAGCTTGGTCTTTCTCATAGCTTTTCTATTCAAGATAATGATGGAAACCCTTGGATTGAATATTTAAAAGTTACTGATAATCAGTTTATTGAATTGTTTTATGAAAAAAGGGAGCAAGTATTGAATTCTTATGCCCATTTATGCTTGCGAGTAGAGGATATTCATGCACTCGCTGCTGAACTAAAGAGTAAAGGTGTTTCGCTCGATGTAGAGCCAATGCAAGGAAAAGATCTCAACTGGCAATGCTGGGCAAAAGATCCTGATGGCAATCCAATTGAATTTATGCAAATTGACTCTAATTCCCCACAAGCAAATGCGAAATAA